Genomic window (Streptomyces sp. RerS4):
GATCACGCTGTCAACCCGTCAACTCCGGCCGCACCGAAGCGCCCTGCCGGGGCGTCAGTGCTCGACGCCCTCCTGGAGTTCCTGCCCCTTGAGCAGGAACCAGGCGGCCACCGCCGTGGCCAGCAGGACGGCGGCGCCGACGCCGGAGGCGAGGCGCAGGCCGTCCACGAAGGCCTCCTGGGCCGCGCCGACCATGGTCTGGGCGGTCTGCGGGTCCAGGGCGCGGGCGGCTTCCACGGCGCCGCCGAGCGATTCGTGCGCGGCGTCGGCGACGGGTGCGGGGACCGAGGCCGGGACGGTGAAGCCCTGGTAGACGCCGGTGACGACGGAGCCGAGCAGGGCGATGCCGAGGGCCGCGCCGAGTTCGTAGGCGGTCTCGGAGACGGCCGAGGCGGAACCGGCCTGTTCCTTGGGGACGCTGGAGAGGATCACGTCGGCTGTGACGGTGAAGGAGAAGCCGGCGCCGAGTCCGACGACGAGCAGCGCGGCGCCGAGCAGCGGGTAGCCGGTCTCGCGGTGGATCACGGTGAGCGCGCCGAGGGCCAGGCCGATGGCGGCGAGGCCGCCGGCGACGATGACGCGTACCGAGTACCTGCGGGCGAACCGGCCCGCGACCAGGCCCGTGGCCACCGCGCCGACGGCGGCGGGCAGTTCGGCGAGGCCGGCCTCCAGCGGGTCGCGGCCCTGGACGAGCTGGAGGAACTGGGAGAGGAAGAAGACCAGGCCGGAGAGGCCGAAGACGGTCAGGAGGTCGGCGAGGACGGCGCCGGAGAAGCCGCGGTGCTTGAAGAGCCGCATGTCGAGCAGCGGGGAGGTCAGGGCGAACTGGCGGCGTACGAAGGCGTACAGGCAGGCGGCGCCGAGGGCGGCGGCGATCCAGACGTCCGGGGTGGGGCCGTGGGTGGCGACCTCCTTGATGGCGTACACGACGCCGATGACGCCGACGAGGGACAGGCCGACGCTGACGAGGTCCCAGGGCCCGGCGACCGGGTTCTTGGACTCGGGGAGCAGCCGCATGCCGACGAGGACCAGGGCGATCATCACCGGGAGGTTGATGAGGAAGACCGAGCCCCACCAGAAGTGCTGGAGCAGCGCGCCGCCGACGACGGGTCCGACGGCCGCGCCGGCCGAGGCGGTGGCGCCCCAGATGCCGATGGCGAGGCTGCGTTCGCGCGGGTCGTGGAAGATGTTGCGGATCAGCGCGAGGGTGGACGGCATGAGGGTGGCGCCGGCCACGCCGAGCAGGGCGCGGGCGACGATCATCAACTCGGGGCTGGTGGCGTAGGCGTTCAGGACCGAGACGGCGCCGAACGCGGTGGCGCCGACGAGCAGGAGCTTCTTGCGGCCTATGCGGTCGCCGAGGGAGCCCATGGAGACGAGCAGGCCGGCGATGACGAACGAGTAGATGTCGCCGATCCACAGCAACTGCGTGCCGGACGGCTTGAGGTCCTCGCTGAGGGAGGGCGTGGCGAGACCGAGTACGGTGGCGTCGACGGCGACCAGCAGGACGGCCAGGACGAGCACGGACAGGGCCGCCCAGCGCCCGCGCCCGGTCCCCTCCGCGGCGGTACGCCGGGCCGGCTGTTCGGTTCGGCTCATCACTCCACACTCCGTCGTGCGCCACCGAGCAGCAACTCGGTGATCATGTACTGGAAGTCCTTCGCGGCGACCCGACCGTCCATGACGGCCCAGGCGCAGCTGCCGATGAGGCCGTAGAGGGCCTCGGTGAGCCAGGCGGGGCTCAGGTCGATCCGGATGTCGCCGTCGCTCTGGCCGCGCCGGAAGAGCGCGAGGACGCGGGCGTCGAGGCGGGCCCAGCCCTCGTTGACCTGGTCGCCCTCGAAGAGCTGGTTCTCGGTGACGAGGAAGGCCAGCAGCTCGGCGTTCGGCTCCGCCTCCGCGATGAGCCGCTTCAGGGCCTCCACCGCCGTGCCCTCGTCGAGGCGGGCGTTGTCGAAGGCCTCCTCGAACGCGCGGATGCCGAGGTCTTCGAGGGCCCGTACGAGGGCGTCGCGCCCGGCGAAGTGTCGGTGGAGGGTCGCCCTGCCGATGCCGGCGGCGCGGGCCACCTCGTCCATCGTGGCGGTCGATTTGCGGGAGAGCAGGGCCGCCGCGTCGCGCAGCACCTGGTCACGATCCATAGCCATGAGACAAGCGTAACCCGAATGAGACGCCACTGTCTCATTCGGTCGGAAAATCAGCTGCCTGCAGGCGGCCGGAAGGAAACCCTGATCACATG
Coding sequences:
- a CDS encoding TetR/AcrR family transcriptional regulator; the encoded protein is MAMDRDQVLRDAAALLSRKSTATMDEVARAAGIGRATLHRHFAGRDALVRALEDLGIRAFEEAFDNARLDEGTAVEALKRLIAEAEPNAELLAFLVTENQLFEGDQVNEGWARLDARVLALFRRGQSDGDIRIDLSPAWLTEALYGLIGSCAWAVMDGRVAAKDFQYMITELLLGGARRSVE
- a CDS encoding MFS transporter; its protein translation is MSRTEQPARRTAAEGTGRGRWAALSVLVLAVLLVAVDATVLGLATPSLSEDLKPSGTQLLWIGDIYSFVIAGLLVSMGSLGDRIGRKKLLLVGATAFGAVSVLNAYATSPELMIVARALLGVAGATLMPSTLALIRNIFHDPRERSLAIGIWGATASAGAAVGPVVGGALLQHFWWGSVFLINLPVMIALVLVGMRLLPESKNPVAGPWDLVSVGLSLVGVIGVVYAIKEVATHGPTPDVWIAAALGAACLYAFVRRQFALTSPLLDMRLFKHRGFSGAVLADLLTVFGLSGLVFFLSQFLQLVQGRDPLEAGLAELPAAVGAVATGLVAGRFARRYSVRVIVAGGLAAIGLALGALTVIHRETGYPLLGAALLVVGLGAGFSFTVTADVILSSVPKEQAGSASAVSETAYELGAALGIALLGSVVTGVYQGFTVPASVPAPVADAAHESLGGAVEAARALDPQTAQTMVGAAQEAFVDGLRLASGVGAAVLLATAVAAWFLLKGQELQEGVEH